The Flavobacteriales bacterium genome contains the following window.
CGCGGATGGTCGCTGTCATGGGATCAGAGCTTCGTGAAGACGTCCGTAGGAACGGGCTTGTCGAGGACGGGCGCATCGAACTTCACCACGGTACGGTCGCCGTCGCCTTCCAATGTCACCATTTCGTACAGGTGCAAATTGCTCTTGCGGAAGCGCAGTTCCATCTGCTTGAAGCGCTTGCCCACGCGCGCGCTGCTCGGCGCGATGATCACCAGCAGGTCGCCGTCCGCAATGAAGTAGCTCGGTTTCGCGCCTTTGTCCAGCGTGTGTTCGCCGTCCATGATCTTCATCACCATGTCGTTGATGCCGGCGTAGATCTTCCGGTCCACCTCGCCCAGCACCTTTTCCTTGCCGTTCTCCTTCACGCGCACATTGCCGT
Protein-coding sequences here:
- a CDS encoding outer membrane lipoprotein carrier protein LolA, which produces MKQFFLSVLGIATIAALAAWTSPPTEPTPIKADHELVLRMKAAAKSARTIQCTLTQEKHVHYLKEPVISPGTFAYERPGKFRWELNGAQPTTILTVDGNVRVKENGKEKVLGEVDRKIYAGINDMVMKIMDGEHTLDKGAKPSYFIADGDLLVIIAPSSARVGKRFKQMELRFRKSNLHLYEMVTLEGDGDRTVVKFDAPVLDKPVPTDVFTKL